The following are encoded together in the Pseudoalteromonas shioyasakiensis genome:
- a CDS encoding outer membrane beta-barrel protein, which translates to MIKAISLSALSLALLGFNNAAHADITEMDSPRIYTGIGYGQYSFEFEDSENDTDFDDDSQMLKGYIGTQFNKYLSLELAYQNFDEVSDIDSKAEIDGVSLAARLAAPITDSFSVYAKGGWLEWDAEIEQDLGELGSISADSDGGDVFYGAGVEYAFTTNMQVRLEYERYKLEDDIDPDMDVASVSFQYMF; encoded by the coding sequence ATGATTAAAGCAATTTCACTTTCTGCACTTTCTTTAGCACTACTAGGTTTTAATAATGCTGCACATGCAGATATTACCGAAATGGATTCTCCGCGTATTTATACCGGTATCGGCTACGGCCAATATTCTTTTGAGTTTGAAGACAGTGAAAATGACACTGACTTTGATGACGATTCACAAATGCTGAAAGGCTATATTGGTACTCAGTTTAACAAGTACTTAAGCCTTGAACTTGCCTATCAAAATTTTGATGAAGTAAGCGATATCGATTCTAAAGCTGAAATTGACGGTGTTTCACTAGCAGCACGCTTAGCAGCCCCAATTACAGATAGTTTTTCTGTTTATGCCAAAGGTGGTTGGCTTGAGTGGGATGCTGAAATTGAACAAGACCTAGGCGAGCTTGGCAGCATCAGTGCTGACTCAGACGGTGGTGATGTATTTTATGGTGCAGGTGTAGAATATGCTTTCACAACAAACATGCAAGTACGTTTAGAGTATGAGCGCTATAAATTAGAAGACGATATTGACCCAGATATGGATGTAGCGTCTGTATCATTCCAATACATGTTTTAA
- the tsaA gene encoding tRNA (N6-threonylcarbamoyladenosine(37)-N6)-methyltransferase TrmO, whose protein sequence is MSEYQLTAVGHIQSPYKQKFAIPRQPRLVPEAKAKLVFCSDFNREEFVRGLDEFSHIWLLFRFHETADKGYSAMVRPPRLGGNERKGVFATRATFRPNAIGMSAVKLEGIEYKNGQLSLLLSGIDLLDGTPILDIKPYLPYSDAMTDATAGFADTRPETDMSVEFSEEALAFIEKQTEQPELKAFISNVLKQDPRPAYKKQRDSEQSYGMTLYDFNIRWHVQDNHNTVTSIEKC, encoded by the coding sequence ATGAGCGAATACCAATTAACTGCCGTCGGCCATATTCAATCTCCTTATAAACAAAAGTTTGCCATACCTCGCCAACCTCGTTTAGTTCCTGAAGCTAAAGCAAAGCTGGTATTCTGCAGCGATTTTAATCGTGAAGAGTTTGTACGCGGCCTCGATGAATTTAGCCATATTTGGTTACTATTCAGATTTCATGAAACCGCAGATAAAGGCTATTCAGCAATGGTGAGACCCCCTCGCCTCGGCGGTAACGAACGAAAAGGTGTATTTGCAACACGAGCAACCTTTCGACCAAACGCTATAGGCATGAGTGCTGTAAAATTAGAGGGTATCGAATATAAAAATGGTCAGTTAAGCTTATTGCTTTCAGGTATCGATTTACTCGATGGCACACCTATTTTAGACATTAAACCTTATTTGCCCTACTCAGACGCAATGACCGATGCCACCGCAGGCTTTGCCGATACCCGACCAGAAACCGATATGAGTGTTGAGTTTAGTGAAGAAGCCCTGGCGTTTATCGAAAAACAGACCGAACAACCTGAATTAAAAGCGTTTATAAGCAATGTATTAAAGCAAGATCCTCGCCCTGCCTATAAAAAGCAACGTGACTCAGAACAAAGCTACGGCATGACCTTATATGATTTTAATATTAGGTGGCATGTTCAGGACAATCATAATACAGTGACCAGCATTGAAAAATGCTAG